The genomic window GCGAGACCGCCGCGTCCGCGACGGCCTTACCGAACGAATAGTCCTGGCCGATGATGTAGACGCTCTTGATGTCGGGCTGGCTTTCCAGCCAGTCGGTGATCGCGTTCATCTTCATGTCGGCGTCCGCGTCGAAGCGGAAGTGCCAGAAGGAACAGCGGTCGTTGGTGAAGGCGGGGTCGACGGCGGCGTAGTTGAGGAACAGCACCGGCTCGTCGGGATTGCGCTTGTTGTGCTTCTCGACACCCTCGATGAGGGCGGAGGCGATGGACGAGCCGTTGCCCTGGGTGACGAACTGGAATCCCTCGTCGATGGCGCGCTGAAGCTGGACGAGGCTCTCGCGGGGGTTGGTCTGACCGTCGAACGGCTCGACGACGACCTTCGCGCCGTTGATGCCGCCCTCGGCGTTGATCTTGTTGGCCGCCGCGGTGAAATGCTTGAGACCCTGGTCGCCCACGTTGGCGAAGGGGCCGGACAGCCCTTCGATGTAGGCAATCCGGAACGTGTCGTCTTGTGCCATTGCTGAAGACGCAAGTAGTGCGAACGTCGCCGCGGTGGCGAGCGCGAACTTCTTCATCAATTTCCTCCCATTGTCCCGCTTATACTGCGGGTGGATCTGGCGTCCGCCGCCAGAAAACCGAGAAATCCTCGGGTTGTCAACCCGTTGTCGAAACGCTATTCTGCACTGCAAAACAGAAACGACAGGGTCGAAACATGTCCGAGGACAGCGCCGAACTGGCGCAGTTTCGCGCCGACGTGGCGGCATGGCTGGACGCCAATTGCCCCGATGAGATGCGCGACGGCGCCACCGACCATGACAGCATCTGCTGGGGCGGTCGCCACTTCGTGTTCCAGTCCGACGCGCAGCGCCTCTGGCTGGAGCGGATGGCGCAACGCGGCTGGACCGCGCCGCGCTGGCCGGCCGAATACGGCGGCGGCGGTCTGACGCGCGAGGAGGACAAGGTCCTGCGGGAGGAGATGGCCCGCATCCACGCGCGCGTGCCCCTGTTCTCCTTCGGCCTCATGATGCTCGGCCCCGCGCTCCTCGCCTTCGGCCGCGAGGACCAGAAGCGTGAGCACCTGCCGAGGATCGTGCGCGGCGAGATCCGCTGGTGCCAGGGCTATTCGGAGCCCGGCGCCGGGTCTGACCTCGCCAGCCTGCAGACGCGCGGCGTCCTCGACGGCGACGAGTGGGTGATCAACGGGCAGAAGATCTGGACGTCCTGCGCCGACCAGTCCGACATGATCTTCTGCCTCGTGCGCACCGACCGGGAGGCGCCGAAGCACCGCGGCATCTCCTTCCTCCTCGTCGACATGGACCAGCCGGGGATCGAGACGCGGCCGATCAAGCTCATCTCCGGCCGCTCACCCTTCTGCGAGACCTTCTTCACCGATGCGCGCACCCACAAGGACAACGTCGTCGGCGAGGTGAACCGCGGCTGGGACGTTGCCAAGTACCTGCTGACGCACGAGCGCGCCGGCGTCGGCGGCTTCCTGCAGACGCTCGCCGCCGGCCGCTCCCTCGCCGAGATCCTCAACGACGCGGGCACGCTGGACGATCCGGTGCTGCGCGCCGGGGCGATGCGGTGCGAGGTGGACAGCCTCGCCTTCTCGCTCACCTGCGACCGCTACGCCGATCAGGCGAAGGCCGGGCACGGCACCGGCGACGCCTCGGCGATGCTCAAGTACCTCGGCACCGAGATCAACAAGGACAGGCTGGAACTCATCATGTCGGCGCTCGGCAGCGAGGCGACCGACTGGGAGGGCGACGAGGGGATCGCCGCCAACTGGCTGCGCACCAAGGCCAACTCCATCGAGGGCGGCACCTCGGAGATCATGCTCTCCATCATCTCCCGCCGGATTCTGGAGCTGCCGCAGTGAGCCTCGCCGAGACCGACGACGAGGCGCTGCTGCGCGAGGCGGCGCGCGGCTTCCTCGACGACGCCGCGCCGGTGTCGCGCCTGCGCGCCATGCGGGACGACGGTCGCACCGGCGACCCGGACCTCTGGGCGCGGATGGTGGAGATGGGCTGGGCCGGCGTCCTCGTTCCCGAGGCTGCGGGCGGGGCCGACATGGGCCACCGCGCCGCGGGCATCCTCGCCGAGGAGATGGGCCGCACGCTCGCCGTCTCGCCGTTCCTGTCGACCGCGGTGATCGCCGCGACGGCGCTCCGGCTGGCCGGCGGTCCGGCCGCCGGGGAGGCGCTCGGCGCCATCGCCGCGGGGCGCAGGACCTACGCCGTCGCCGTCGACGAGGGCCGCAAGTTCGCCCCCGCCGCCACCGGGATGACGGCGGAGCGCTCCGGCAACGGCTATTCCCTCACCGGCACCAAGACCTTCGTCGCCGACGGGGCGAACGCGGCACGCATCCTCGTCGTCGCCCGGACGTCCGGCACGCCGGGGGATGCCGTCGGCCTCACCCTCTTCGACCTGGAGCGCGGCCGCGCCGGGATCGCCGCCGATCCGGGCCGGTCCATCGACTCGCTCGACCGCGCGACGATCCGTTTTCAGGACGTCGAGGCGACCGGGGCGGACATCGTCGGCGCGCAGGACGAGGCGCTTTCGGTCCTGTCGCCGGCGCTGCGGGCGGGTCAGGCCGCGCTCGCCGCCGAAATGACGGGCTTGTCGGCAGCCGCGTTGCATTTAACCATAGCGTTCATGAAAGAGCGCAGGCAATTCGATCGACCCATCGGCTCGTTCCAGGCGTTGCAGTTCCGTGCGGCGCACCTGTGGAGCGATATCGAGATGACGGCGTCGACGATCGTCAACGCGGGGCGCATGCTGGATACCGATCCCCAACGCGCCACGCTGGCGGTCTCCCTCGCCAAGGCGCGCGCGACCGCAACGGCGCGGCTCGCTGTGTCGGAGGGCGTGCAGCTTCACGGCGGAGTGGGCGTGACCGACGCGC from Acuticoccus sediminis includes these protein-coding regions:
- a CDS encoding acyl-CoA dehydrogenase family protein, which produces MSEDSAELAQFRADVAAWLDANCPDEMRDGATDHDSICWGGRHFVFQSDAQRLWLERMAQRGWTAPRWPAEYGGGGLTREEDKVLREEMARIHARVPLFSFGLMMLGPALLAFGREDQKREHLPRIVRGEIRWCQGYSEPGAGSDLASLQTRGVLDGDEWVINGQKIWTSCADQSDMIFCLVRTDREAPKHRGISFLLVDMDQPGIETRPIKLISGRSPFCETFFTDARTHKDNVVGEVNRGWDVAKYLLTHERAGVGGFLQTLAAGRSLAEILNDAGTLDDPVLRAGAMRCEVDSLAFSLTCDRYADQAKAGHGTGDASAMLKYLGTEINKDRLELIMSALGSEATDWEGDEGIAANWLRTKANSIEGGTSEIMLSIISRRILELPQ
- a CDS encoding acyl-CoA dehydrogenase family protein, with the translated sequence MSLAETDDEALLREAARGFLDDAAPVSRLRAMRDDGRTGDPDLWARMVEMGWAGVLVPEAAGGADMGHRAAGILAEEMGRTLAVSPFLSTAVIAATALRLAGGPAAGEALGAIAAGRRTYAVAVDEGRKFAPAATGMTAERSGNGYSLTGTKTFVADGANAARILVVARTSGTPGDAVGLTLFDLERGRAGIAADPGRSIDSLDRATIRFQDVEATGADIVGAQDEALSVLSPALRAGQAALAAEMTGLSAAALHLTIAFMKERRQFDRPIGSFQALQFRAAHLWSDIEMTASTIVNAGRMLDTDPQRATLAVSLAKARATATARLAVSEGVQLHGGVGVTDALDMGFYMKRARVGAEWLGDYGYHAAEVARERGLR